The Vibrio toranzoniae sequence AGCCGTGATTATCAGCTCCTTTTCCTGAACGCCAACGCTACCTTTTGGGTCGAGCAATGCGGAGTTACATCCTTCGAGCATCAGGACGGTTCCCACCAAACCAATCCTCGACAGATTTGCTCTCGATAAAATGCGTTTATATCTTGAAGCTTCCATTAACTTTCTCGATGGTTATCCAGCCTCAGAACGAACGCCCGAGTACTGGTTGTCATGGTCATTAGAATATTTATGTGTTGAGCATGTGAAACGACGCATCTCAAAGCGAAACTGAATTAAACCCATTTCTGCATAGTCAAAACTGCCAAATTAAAACGACAGTGCTGCGCAGCCGAAACATTGCCGCACGGTTAAAACCACACAAAAAACATGACTTAATTGTTACACTTTGAAATGTATTGTTACATTTGGCGCATTATGAAGAGTTGAAATGGAAAGCTCACCAAACAAACTTGGAAACTAACCTTTCATTAATAAAGGCAGAATATAAGAAAGAGAACGCAATTTTGACGCGCGACAATTGCGTGCTACATGAATTAGGCCAATGCTGGTAAGGGCTTAAAGAGAGATGTATGAACAAGTACCTCCCACCAAAGCACAAGGTAAGATCGAGGCATATTAGAAAGTGCGAATCAATGAAAACATGACGAAGATCACGTTAATGAAATCACATACTATTTAAATGGTATTTTTAAAAGATATCACTTCAGACAGATACTCATAAGGTATTTAAATAACATCTTGCTTTTTATGATAATCATGTCAGCTATACTCAGCAGAAAACTGGCAAAGATGTCAACACGAAGGTCTGAGTGCATTCTTCGGACACGACAACGGCGAGTCTGATAATGAAAGACTGAATTACACGCGTGGATGTGTTGCATTATTCTTAAACAGCAACCAACCTCGCTAGTTTGACCCCAAATGAATTAGGGTTAGTTAGCAGGAGGAGCTGACTCTAGCAGTAATTCGTAGAACCGTTTTGCAGCAGGGCCTGTCTTTGCCCCTTTTGGCAAAGTAAGATGAAGCGGAACATGATATCCACTGCCATTTTCGACATTGAGTACCGTGAGCTTGTCACTTACTCGACTTTCAACAATGTGCTTTGGTAATCGACAATAACCCACGCCCTGCTCTACCGCGCCAAACGCATGATCGAAGTTATCGACCGTAATACGCTGACTCGACTTCAACCACCCTACATCCTTTTTCTCAGCTAGCTTTCCTACCGATCCTAAGTCTCGCACCACAATTTGTGGTAGCGACGATAACTGATTAAGCGATACAGACGATGCCTTAACTAATGGGTTCGAGCAAGCAACGACAGGCTCCATCATCGTAAAACCAAAGGCTTCTGCTGAGTAATTAGTAATAGGCAGGTTGATGATAGCCACATCGGCCAGTTCTTGAGTCACCATTTCCGTCGTCTTAGACAATGATGTTTCAATCACTTGTATTGATGTGGTGTTGTTCTCCGCCAAAAATGTAGCCATCGGTTGATAAAGGCGTTCAAGACAACATAAGTGATCAACCGCAACCACAATTTCAGACTCTACACCTTTCGCCAGTTGTTCACTGATCAACTCCAACTCTCTGGCTTGTTCCAGCATACTACTCGCTCGGCGCAGCAGTGACTTTCCATCTTCCGACAGCACAGCACGACGACCTTCGACCTGCACTAAAGTCATGCCTAATTGATCCTCCAACTTTCTCAAAGCATAAATCAGCGTGGTGTGGCTCTTGTTCAATTGCAGCGCCGCTGCCTGAATACTGCCTGCACGGTCAATCTCGTAAAGGGTTTGCCATTGGTCGAGGGTGGTTTTCAATCTCATCGGTCTAAAATCCTGACAGTTACTAACTATATTATGAACTTTTCTGTCTATTTTTTACAGGTAATATCTATTTCAACAGGTAATACCTAACACAACGGGTAATCAAGCCTTCTATATTTTGGAAATGACCATGAGTCTCAGCGCAATACCAAGTAACTGTTTGGAGAAATAACCATGAAATTATTACAAGTCGATTTTGAGTTTAGCGGCCCATTTGGTGAAGAGATGTCGAACGCACTCGTTGACCTAGCAAAGTCTATTAACAACGAACCGGGTATGATCTGGAAAATCTGGACGGAAAACGAAACTGAAAAACTGGGCGGTGGTGTATACCTTTTCGAAGACCAGATCAGTGCAGAGACTTACCTAGCGATGCATGCCGCTCGCCTGCAACAGATGGGTGTACAGGAAGTACGTGGCGTAATTTTTGACGTCAATCAGCCATTAACTACCATTAACAAAGGCCCAATCAACGCTTAACGCATCGCTCATTCCAGTATTGAGTAAAAAGACTGATTAGCGATATCACTAAGTTGAAAGAGAGATCGACATAATGAACAATAAAACGTTTTTAAGCCTACACGGCATCATTTACGCAGGGTTTGCCTTCGCGTTGTTTTTCCTACCAACGGTGATGTGGCCTATATACGGCGTAGAAATTAATGATAAGTACGCTTACTTTCTCTCTCAACACACCAGTATCTTCCTTGGTGGTATTGCAGCGATAACATGGTTACTACGAGATATTGAACCCGGAGTCAGTGCCAAAAAGCTCGTACAAGGTTTGGTTGTGGCCAATATGCTGGGTGCCATCATTACCTTGTATGCCGCGTTTACAGGAATTTTTATTGGCTTTGGTTGGAGTGACCCTGCGTTCTTCCTTTCACTATCGGTGCTCAGCGTGTTGCAGGTTCGTCAACAAGGCTAGTTCATACAGAATACCAAATCAAACCAATAAAAAAGGAACAGATGCACTCATCATCTATTCCTTTTTCTCAATCAACTGTCGTTAACCTAGCGCATTCAGCTTATTTATTATGCTCCACGAAAATCAGCTCGTCAGTGTTAAAGCCACGCTCTTTAGACATCGCTTTGAACCTCTCCATGACCTCAGACGAGACTTCTGGGGTTCTAGAAAGCAGCCACAAGTAATCGGTATTTGGTCCTGAAACAAACGCGTATTGGTAATTCTCTTGGTCCAATTCAAACACCACATAAGCGCCGTAAAATGGTCCGAAGAACGACACCTTCAGATAACCCTGATCGCTGCCCTCGACAAAATAGGCTTTGCCTTCCGCTTCGGTCCATTCGCCATCTTCATCTGAATAACCGCGGTTAATCACCTTTACGCCACCATCATCACGCAGGCTATATTCAGCACTGATGCTATGGAGACCACGTTCAAAAGAGTGATCTAAGCGAGCCACTTCGTACCATTTACCCAAGTATCTATCTAATTCAAACTGTTGAACGGGCTTTACAGTTTCAGGCATGCCCACGCATCCCCCCAATAGAATGACACTCAGCAGCAATAGTATTTTCTTCATCCTAACCTCGATTTGTTTTCATAGTAATTCGAGTAAGTCATGTTAGATCTTTAACTTACATCCTTGATAATACGTTAAATCCGCTTATATGGTTCATATAACGGTAAACTATTCATAAGCTTATATGAATTGCTGCCCCCCAAAAAACCTCTAGCCTCTAAATATCTAAACCTATGAATCGATTAATCAATGCCGCTTCATTGCCATTCGATATTGAGTCGGTGTCACCTGCTTATACGATTTAAACTGACGATTGAAATTGGCTTGATTGTCATACCCTACTTTCTCCAAAATCAAACTCACTGGTAATGAGGTGTTAATCAATAAATCACATGCCACATTGAGCCTAATTTTCTTTAGCCGTTGACTAAAACTCTCGTTGTAATGCTTTTGAAATAGCCGCCTAACACTACTCTCACTAATGTACAGGTGACTGGCTAAGTCGTTAACCGAGATATTGCGGATAAAGTTCTTCACCAAGAAGGCTTCAATCTTATCCAGCTTATCGCTGACCTCATCTTCGTCACCTGAATTGAAAATAGGGTTAATCAATTGAACTACCTCTTGATCATCAAGTAATAACGAAAACAGAGCGAATAATGTAAGCAGTTGTTGATGTGGCGACTGAACCATCACCTTGTTTAACAGTTCCGTCGCTTTTTCTGCGGTAACAGGCGAAAACTGCAGCCCTTTCTTAGAATCTTCCAACAAAGCACGCAGCGGTTCGAGCTCGCGGCAACACGTGATTAATTGCTCTATCCAGTCTTTGCGAAACCAAACCACATGCGTTTCACACATTCGCGAGTCGTCTGCGCTCTCTTCTGAATAGATAGCATGTGGCAAATCTGGACCAACCAAAATCATGTGGTTGTGAAACACATTACTTTGGTGATGCCCAACAAGGCTATGACCAGAAAAGTGACGATGAATCGCTATCTCATACTCTTCATGTCGGTGCCAACCATAGCTTTTACTGTTCTCAATAATTCTCTTGTAACGCCATGACGTGCCAATTCGTTGTGGCACTTTTTCCAAGTAACCCTTCATTGCAATACTCAGTGACTTTTTAATATTGAAAGTATACGTATCAAACCATCTAAATGAGAGTTTTGACTGAAAAGTATTGAAAACTGCACTAACAATACTCATCCGGTTGTCACCGCTAAATATACTGCAAGTGAACTTAACTAGGAGAGCAACTATGGACACTTTATTATTAAAAATTCGCGATATGATTCTTGCCACTCGTCAGCAGTGGATAGGCGAGATCACCTACAACCACAACATTAAAGGTGAGAACACTTGGAAACTTTATGGCTATAACTCTCATGAAGAATACAAAAAAGATCTGCGTAACAGCCTAAGAGAAGAATCGTAACTAGAAGCTCATTCAAACGACAGCTTGTTGATTAATCGCAGTTTTTATTTGTCATTCATGTAGAGTTTCACACCATCCACTCGCTTTCTATACTTACTTAACAGTGGAACATGGAAAATATAATAATGAACAACAAGCTCACTTTTACACGTACTGTATCGATTGCATTACTCGCTAGTTTAAGCGCCGGGCCATCGGCTGTCGCTAAAATCCAAGTCGCAAACCAGATCTTCACCAATGCCGACATCTACGGGCATCGCGAATCGGACTCGATCGTTACCCACAACGGCAAGATCATTTTCATTGGCGACCACTCACAAGCGAAAGCTTTTCAAGGGCAGAGTACCGATGTCATTGATTTAGAAAATGCCTTTGTGCTGCCGGGATTCATTGATAATCACAACCATGTTTTCGAAGCTGCCTCAGAGCTGGGTGGCAATTGCGAGCTGGGTTCTGAAGCCACACTCGAAGAACAAATTCCTTACTTAGAAGCTTGTAAAATCAATGCTGAAAGCAATGGCAAGGGTTGGTTGATGGGCTATGGTTTCTCTTTGGAATCGACACTCGATAGCGATTCTGAATACACACCACTTGAGATCATCGACAGTGTCTTCCCAGACCGCCCCGTAGTAATCATGGAGCAAACCTCACACTCGATGTGGGTGAACTCGAAAGCATTGAAAATAGCCCGAATCAGCCAACAATCTCCAGACCCACAAGGCGGTGCATATCTAAAGGATCCTGATAGCGGAAAGCTTAACGGCATTCTATTGGATAACGCTGGCGACCAAATCATGGAGATGGCGTGGAACAGCCA is a genomic window containing:
- a CDS encoding helix-turn-helix transcriptional regulator, producing MSIVSAVFNTFQSKLSFRWFDTYTFNIKKSLSIAMKGYLEKVPQRIGTSWRYKRIIENSKSYGWHRHEEYEIAIHRHFSGHSLVGHHQSNVFHNHMILVGPDLPHAIYSEESADDSRMCETHVVWFRKDWIEQLITCCRELEPLRALLEDSKKGLQFSPVTAEKATELLNKVMVQSPHQQLLTLFALFSLLLDDQEVVQLINPIFNSGDEDEVSDKLDKIEAFLVKNFIRNISVNDLASHLYISESSVRRLFQKHYNESFSQRLKKIRLNVACDLLINTSLPVSLILEKVGYDNQANFNRQFKSYKQVTPTQYRMAMKRH
- a CDS encoding LysR family transcriptional regulator, giving the protein MRLKTTLDQWQTLYEIDRAGSIQAAALQLNKSHTTLIYALRKLEDQLGMTLVQVEGRRAVLSEDGKSLLRRASSMLEQARELELISEQLAKGVESEIVVAVDHLCCLERLYQPMATFLAENNTTSIQVIETSLSKTTEMVTQELADVAIINLPITNYSAEAFGFTMMEPVVACSNPLVKASSVSLNQLSSLPQIVVRDLGSVGKLAEKKDVGWLKSSQRITVDNFDHAFGAVEQGVGYCRLPKHIVESRVSDKLTVLNVENGSGYHVPLHLTLPKGAKTGPAAKRFYELLLESAPPAN
- a CDS encoding monooxygenase, whose protein sequence is MKLLQVDFEFSGPFGEEMSNALVDLAKSINNEPGMIWKIWTENETEKLGGGVYLFEDQISAETYLAMHAARLQQMGVQEVRGVIFDVNQPLTTINKGPINA
- a CDS encoding lipocalin family protein encodes the protein MKKILLLLSVILLGGCVGMPETVKPVQQFELDRYLGKWYEVARLDHSFERGLHSISAEYSLRDDGGVKVINRGYSDEDGEWTEAEGKAYFVEGSDQGYLKVSFFGPFYGAYVVFELDQENYQYAFVSGPNTDYLWLLSRTPEVSSEVMERFKAMSKERGFNTDELIFVEHNK